The Streptococcaceae bacterium ESL0729 genome has a segment encoding these proteins:
- the manA gene encoding mannose-6-phosphate isomerase, class I, with amino-acid sequence MSQPLFLRAALQEKIWGGARLEEFGFNLPSRKVGEAWSISAHQNGLSVIENGEFKGLSLDVLYKKRPDLFGHPKDPVFPLLTKILDANEWLSVQVHPDDDYGLRVEGELGKTECWYIIDASPGAEIIYGHKAKSREELKAMMDAGRWDDLLERIPVKKGDFFFVPSGTVHAIGPGILILETQQSSDTTYRLYDFDRPDDSGNLRELHLDKALDVITVPALENSLQSNISTYPDGQITSLLESEFFNIEKWVIKGDMSFVQKSPYSLVTVLEGVGKLQVSGTSYPLAKGQSFILANDIKSWQISGELTLLASSISSK; translated from the coding sequence ATGTCACAACCGTTATTTTTAAGGGCTGCCCTCCAGGAAAAAATTTGGGGAGGTGCAAGGCTTGAGGAATTTGGCTTTAACCTGCCATCTAGGAAGGTCGGTGAAGCTTGGTCCATATCAGCCCACCAAAATGGCCTATCAGTAATCGAAAATGGTGAATTTAAAGGACTTAGCCTAGATGTCTTGTATAAAAAAAGGCCCGATCTTTTTGGCCATCCCAAAGACCCTGTTTTCCCCCTTTTAACTAAGATTTTAGATGCCAATGAATGGCTGAGTGTCCAGGTTCATCCAGACGATGACTATGGTTTACGGGTTGAAGGGGAACTTGGTAAGACAGAATGTTGGTATATTATTGATGCTAGCCCAGGAGCTGAGATTATCTATGGTCATAAGGCTAAATCAAGGGAAGAATTAAAGGCTATGATGGATGCGGGTAGATGGGACGACCTCCTTGAGCGGATACCTGTCAAGAAGGGGGACTTTTTCTTTGTTCCATCGGGTACCGTCCATGCTATAGGGCCAGGAATTTTAATTCTTGAAACCCAGCAATCAAGTGATACTACCTACCGCCTGTATGATTTTGATCGCCCTGATGACAGTGGTAATCTAAGGGAACTCCATCTGGATAAGGCTCTTGACGTTATAACAGTTCCAGCCCTTGAAAATTCCCTTCAAAGCAATATTTCAACCTATCCTGATGGCCAGATTACAAGCCTTTTGGAATCAGAATTTTTTAATATTGAAAAATGGGTGATTAAAGGTGACATGTCCTTTGTTCAAAAGAGTCCCTATAGTCTAGTCACAGTTCTTGAAGGAGTAGGCAAGCTTCAAGTGTCAGGAACCAGCTATCCGCTAGCTAAAGGCCAAAGCTTTATCCTAGCAAATGACATTAAGAGCTGGCAGATATCAGGTGAATTGACCCTGCTCGCGAGTTCTATTTCCAGTAAATAA